The Chryseobacterium indologenes genomic sequence CTTCCCGTAATACCTCATGCAGAAGGTGAGTCACAGAGTGATTTCCCTGTGAATTTTTTCTTTCCGTTGCATTCACACGAGCGTAGAAAAGAGCACCTGCATCTTTCGGAAGACCGTTGATTAATGAAATAATTAATCCGTTTTCTTTCTTGGTTTCCAGTACTTCGAAGCTGTCGGCAGCATTTTCCAATACTCCTTTATCACCAACCTGTCCTCCTCCTTCAGGATAGAATGGGGAACTGCTCAGGACAACCTGATAAAATTCTCCGTCTTTATTTTCTACTTTTCTGTATCTTGTAATATAAGTTTCAGACTCAATCTGGTCATACCCGACAAATGTTTCCGGTTTTTCTTCCAGCACAACCCAGTCGTATACTTTCTGAGCAGAATCAGATTTTGAACGCTGTTTCTGTTTTTCCATTTCAGCATTAAATCCAGCTTCATCAATGGTTAATCCTTTTTCCTCAGCAATAATTCTTGTTAAGTCATCAGGGAAGCCATAAGTATCGTATAGTTCAAAAACTTCTTCGCTAGGCAATACTTTCTGATTGTCAGCAATTGTTTGTTGAATTAATTTTTCAACCCTGATCAGTCCGTTTTCAATTGTTTTTAAGAATGATTCTTCTTCACTTTTGATCACTTCTGTTACCAGTTTTCCTTGTTTTCCAAGTTCAGGGAAGAAGCTACCCATTTGTTCCTGAAGAACGGCCACCAATTTGTAAAGGAAAGGTTCTTTCATATTTAAAAATCGATAAGAATAAGAAATCCCTCTTCTCAAAATTCTTCTGATAACATAACCAGCTCCTCCGTTGGAAGGTAATTGGCCGTCTGCAATGGCAAAAGAAACCGCTCTGATGTGATCGACAACTACACGAATTGCAATATCTTTTTCATCTTCTAAAATTCCGGTATACTTCTTTCCTGACAGTTCTTCCACTTTAGCGATTAACGGAGTGAAAACATCAGTGTCATAGTTGGACGATTTCCCTTGAAGTGCCATACAAAGACGTTCGAAGCCCATCCCGGTATCTACATGCTGAGCAGGTAATTTTTCCAGAGATCCATCTGCTTTTCTGTTAAATTCCATGAAAACGAGATTCCAGACCTCCACCACTTGTGGATGATCGTTGTTCACCAATTCCAAACCAGAAACTTTAGCTTTTTCTTCCGGAGTTCTTAAATCGATATGAATTTCCGAGCAAGGTCCACAAGGTCCGCTTGCACCCATTTCCCAGAAGTTATCTTTTTTATTTCCGTTGATGATTCTGTCTTCTGAAATATGAGATTTCCAGAAATCAAAGGCATCCTGATCCCTGTTAAGGTTCTCAGAAGCATCACCTTCAAAAATTGTAACATATAAATTTTCTTTTGGAATTCCGTATACTTCAGTCAGTAATTCCCAGGCAAAAGCAATAGCCTCTTTTTTGAAGTAATCCCCGAAAGACCAGTTTCCCAGCATCTCAAACATGGTGTGGTGATAGGTATCTCTACCCACATCATCCAAATCATTGTGCTTTCCTGAAACTCTCAGACACTTTTGTGTATCGGCAATTCTAGGGGCGGTAGGCGTTTTGTAGCCTAGGAAAAAGTCTTTGAACTGCGTCATTCCTGAGTTGGAAAACATAAGGGTAGGATCGTCTTTCAGCACGATAGGCGCCGAAGGAACAATAAGGTGATCCTTACTTTTAAAATAATCTAAAAATTTTTGACGTATCTCTTGTGATGTCATAGTATTGCTTTTGCTTTTTTAAATATCAAATTTTGATAAGATGCAAATTTAGGATTTTTAGGCGATTTAATATCTACTATTTGATATTTTCAAGTACGTTTTATCAAATATCTGACCTCATAGTCAATCATCGTTTTTTTTATAATTGGTTATCGGCCATAAGGAATAGATTTTTATGTTTATAGAAACCTGTTAGGTTGGTAAAATTGAAACATAACAGGTAAGGAGTTAATTAAAACAGCAATTCCGGACTTTAATTCTACAATAAAAAAAATCTTATCTTCGTTTATAATTTCCTTGTGATGATGAAAAATGAAATTCTTAAAAGTTGGATAGAACAGTATTCCGGGGCACTATTGAAAAGAGCGCTCTATATGCTTTCCAACAAAGAAGATGCCCAGGATGTAGTGCAGGAAGTTTTTCTGGCTGCATTTTCAGCATATGATTCTTTCGAAGGAAACAGCCAGCCGCTGACCTGGCTGATGGGTATTATGAACAGAAAAATTGCAGACTTTTACCGTAAAAAATATAAATCTGAGCCTAATATACGGCTTGATCATTTTTTTGATGAAACAGGTTCATGGAAAAATAACGATGTTTTAAACGATTGGAATGTTTCGGGAAAAGAATCTGAATTGCTGGATGATCAGGACTTCAATAAAACATTGGAGGAATGTATCGAAGAATTGCCGTCCAGGTGGAAGATTCTATTAAAAATGTATTACATCGAAGAGAAAAAAGCACCCGAAGTCAGTCAGGAATTAGATGTTTCTACGACTAACCTATGGAAGATCTTACAGAGGAGCCGCATGCAGCTGAGAGAATGTCTTGAATTTAACTGGTTCTCAAACAGATAATGATTTAAAATGATACGAAGAATTTTACATATTTTATTCTTACCATGCAGTGAAGCTACTTTACTGATGGAAAAGCGGAATGCCAGTTCTATTTCTCCAAAAGAGGACAGGAAACTGAGCATGCACCTGATGATTTGTAAATGGTGTAAGATGTATAACAAAAAACTGAAAGTACTGGATAAGGTATTTAAAAAGACCTTATCCAAAAATACAGCTGAAATAAATGACGTTGAAATTCAGGATTTTAAAGATAAAATGATTAAAAAATTAGATTTTTAAGAAAAATTTTGTCAGGATTTTGAAACAGCTCCGACTATACTTTTGAAAAACAACATAAGTATTCATTCAAAATCTTAAAAAATATGGTCGGAACTCAAAACACTTCAAACAAGAATGCAACGTATCAGTCAGGATACTATATTTCGCTTTTCGGAGCAGCTCTTATCTTACTGTGGATAGGTATTTTCAAATTTACTCCTACTGAGGCAGCAGGAATAAAACCTTTGGTCGAAAACCATTTTCTGACCTTTTTCGTATATAAGATTATGAGCGTCCAGACAGTGTCAAATCTTATCGGAGCGATAGAAATTATCATTGCCTTACTTCTCATATTTAGTGCGAAATTTGCTGTATTAAAAAGATATGCAGGAATAGGAATGGTGGTAACATTTACGGTGACGTTAAGCTATCTCTTTACAACTCCCGGAATGTGGAAAATAGTAGATGGAGTTCCGGTAACGGACTTCTTTATCGTCAAAGACCTTATGTTTTTAGGATTTGGACTGATTCTGCTCCAAAATAAAAAGTCATGAATAAAAAGAATAAAATGAAAAATATACTCATTGTGCTCGGAATCGTTCTGGGTATAGCAGTTTTTGCTGCAGGATCGGGGCTTTTTAAAAAAAAATAAGCCTACACAGGTAAAAGAAGAAAAACAGGAAATTATGGATATTAAAAATGCTAGAGAAATTTATTTTGCAGGCGGATGTTTTTGGGGAACAGAACATTTCTTTCAACAAATTCGTGGAGTAGTAGGTACAGAAGTAGGATATGCCAACGGAAATACTCAGAACCCAACCTATGAAGAAGTGGTAAGCCATACGACAGGCTTTGCGGAAACGGTAAAAGTAAAATACGATCCTGAACAGGTGGATTTAAAACTGTTGATTGACCTTTATTTTAAAACCATTGATCCCACCAGTAAAGATCAACAGGGAAATGACAGAGGAAATCAATACAGAACAGGAATTTACTTTACGGACAAAACTGATGAAGCGGTTGTAAAGAATGAAGTTCAGAAATTGTCTAAAAATTATAGTAAACCAATTCTGGTAGAAACAATTCCTTTGAAAAATTTCTACAAAGCAGAAGATTATCACCAGGATTATCTGGATAAAAATCCGGGAGGCTACTGCCACATAGAACCGGGACTTTTTGAAATGGCGAAGAAAGCCAATCCGCTTCCGAAAGCAACAACCTACCAGAAGCAGGATAAAAAAGTCTTAAAAGAAAAATTATCTGCAGAACAATATAATGTCACTCAGGAAAATGGTACGGAGAGACCTTTCCAGAATGAATACTGGAATGAAACCCGCGAAGGAATCTATGTAGACATTACCACAGGGGAACCTCTGTTTGTATCAACGGATAAGTTTGAGTCAGGCTGCGGATGGCCGAGCTTTTCAAAACCGATTACCAAAAGTCTGATTAACGAAAAGCTGGATCGTACCCACGGAATGGACAGGGTAGAGGTAAGAAGTAAAACGGGAGATGCCCATCTGGGACACGTTTTTACAGATGGCCCTCAGGATAAAGGAGGACTTCGTTATTGCATCAACAGTGCCTCTCTGAAATTTATTCCAAAAGCGGAAATGGAATCTAAAGGATACGGAAAATATCTTCCGTTGTTAGATAAAAAGTAATGTGAAAGAAGGCTGCCGATCGGCAGCCTTTTATTCTGAATTAATGCTGCAGTTGAAATCTTTCTTTGATACTGAGCATTGAGAGGTTTAAAAATAAAAGAAATCCAAAAACAAAATAATATACATTTTGGGGAAGGATCGTAAACATTGACTGCATTTTTTCAAAAAAATCAGGTTTATATTCAGTAATGAGAACATCATTACAAAGTAAGCATTCATATTCAGATTCTTTTACATTGGGATCTTTGTAAAGTACGGTAGCAAAAATATGTCCCGTTTTTTCCATATCAACGGCATATTGTTCATGATTCGATATATTCATGTCATTTAAAACAGATACAAAATCACCATAAGTATTATCATTGTTTAAAATAAACTCAATTCCTGTATTTTTCTCATTTTTCTTTTGGAGATTTTTTAGTTCAGAAACATATAGCTTTGAATGATCTTTGGCAGTTCCGGGAAGTATATTTATTTTTTTATATTCCCAATTTCTATAGGGTTCAAAAGTAACATAGAGAGATGAGGTTTCTTTTCTGACTTTTGCCGGAAGTCCAATATCTACTACTGAAACATTAATTTCTTCAAATTTTTGATTTCCATAGTACCAAAATAATAATGGAATCAGAATCGCACTGATAAGTCCAGGGACATAATATATTTTCCTCACTTAGTTTTTTGATAAAAATAATAAAAAAATATACCTAGAAAACAGGAGTTAAAACACATGAAATTATATCTAATTTTATAATCCTAAGATCACATCAAAAAAATAAATAACCCATGAAAATATTTAAATGGATAAAAAAATTACTCCCGATAGTACTGGCTATCCTTATTTTTGGGTTAATTATCGGTTTTGTTTTTGAAAGAATCTCCCGCTCAAAGGCAGATACAATTCAGCCTAATGGTCAGCTTGTAGAAGTTGAAGGTCACCAAATGCATTATCTGAAAAAAGGAACCGCTGGTCCCACCTTTGTTTTTGAAACAGCTTTTGACCCTGCAGGGCATCTGCAGTGGTATCATATCCAACAGGAACTACCTGATACCTTTACTACTTTTTCTTATGACAGATCAGGAATTTTGTGGAGCGAAAGAGGCCAAGCACCCAAAACCGGTGAAGAGACGGCTGAAGAACTTCATACATTATTGGAGAAAGCAAGAGCTCCCAAGCCTTATGTGCTTGTTGGTCATTCTTTTGGAGGAACATTGGTTAGGTTTTTTGTTAATAAATATCCAAAAGATGTTGCCGGTATTATTTTAGTCGAGAGCCAGTGTCCGGATGATAAAAAATACCTTTCGCCTGAACTATATACTCTCGTTAACCAGGGGTTGCCGGGAGGATTGCTGAAATTTGCCAGTACTTTCGGACTGGCGAGACTGATGTTTAAGAATATGTTTCCTCCACAACCACAGTACAAATATCAGAATTCCATAATGCCTGCATTGATACACAAAAGTGCTTATGGCGTACTTGAAGAGCAGGATCAGATGAGTGCTGTTAAAAAAGAGGCCACGAAAATAAAGTCCTTCGGTGCGATTCCGCTCTATGTGATTACAGCAGGTGATACAACACGATTTGATGCTTTTATTAAGGATCCGAAATTAAAAAATGAAATGCTTGGAGCATGGGATAAAATGCAGAAAGATCTGTTGAAAATGTCTACAGATAGCAAACAGGTTATCGCTACATCAAGTGGACATTATATTAATCAGGATCAACCAATAATTATTGAGAATGCAATTAAAGACATGTATAAAAAGGTAACAGCACCTTAATAGTTCAGTATTCCCGTAAGTTCTTTGCCCATCAATTGTATGATGATACTTTTCAAAAAGAATGTCAGTTTTCATAACATCTTTAAGATTAAAATATTAAATTTGATAGAACTAATAAGGATTTATGAAGTTAATCGAACTGGCAGAAGAACTAAAGGTATCTGCAGAAGCTATAAAACAATTTATACAGGATTTTGACCTTGAATTGGTAGACTGTATCAGTACCAATTTCGAAGTAAAGGAGGATTTTGAAAAATTTGCCCGTGAGAATCTGGATTTTTTAAGGTTGTATGAAAAAGATCTTGATAAAAATAAAACGGTAGAGCAGATTGCAGAAGTTATCAATCAGCCTAAAGAGAAAGTAGAAAAAGCCATAAAAGAGAACAATCCCAATATTTTTGATAACGGTTTCTTTAAATCTTCGATCTCAAGTTATGGGATTGATCATAAAATAGGTGGTAATTATCAGTTTGTCTACGACTATTTCGGGCATAAAACAAGCCTGCAGAAAA encodes the following:
- a CDS encoding sigma-70 family RNA polymerase sigma factor, giving the protein MMKNEILKSWIEQYSGALLKRALYMLSNKEDAQDVVQEVFLAAFSAYDSFEGNSQPLTWLMGIMNRKIADFYRKKYKSEPNIRLDHFFDETGSWKNNDVLNDWNVSGKESELLDDQDFNKTLEECIEELPSRWKILLKMYYIEEKKAPEVSQELDVSTTNLWKILQRSRMQLRECLEFNWFSNR
- a CDS encoding DUF417 family protein; the encoded protein is MVGTQNTSNKNATYQSGYYISLFGAALILLWIGIFKFTPTEAAGIKPLVENHFLTFFVYKIMSVQTVSNLIGAIEIIIALLLIFSAKFAVLKRYAGIGMVVTFTVTLSYLFTTPGMWKIVDGVPVTDFFIVKDLMFLGFGLILLQNKKS
- a CDS encoding alpha/beta hydrolase: MKIFKWIKKLLPIVLAILIFGLIIGFVFERISRSKADTIQPNGQLVEVEGHQMHYLKKGTAGPTFVFETAFDPAGHLQWYHIQQELPDTFTTFSYDRSGILWSERGQAPKTGEETAEELHTLLEKARAPKPYVLVGHSFGGTLVRFFVNKYPKDVAGIILVESQCPDDKKYLSPELYTLVNQGLPGGLLKFASTFGLARLMFKNMFPPQPQYKYQNSIMPALIHKSAYGVLEEQDQMSAVKKEATKIKSFGAIPLYVITAGDTTRFDAFIKDPKLKNEMLGAWDKMQKDLLKMSTDSKQVIATSSGHYINQDQPIIIENAIKDMYKKVTAP
- the msrB gene encoding peptide-methionine (R)-S-oxide reductase MsrB; the protein is MDIKNAREIYFAGGCFWGTEHFFQQIRGVVGTEVGYANGNTQNPTYEEVVSHTTGFAETVKVKYDPEQVDLKLLIDLYFKTIDPTSKDQQGNDRGNQYRTGIYFTDKTDEAVVKNEVQKLSKNYSKPILVETIPLKNFYKAEDYHQDYLDKNPGGYCHIEPGLFEMAKKANPLPKATTYQKQDKKVLKEKLSAEQYNVTQENGTERPFQNEYWNETREGIYVDITTGEPLFVSTDKFESGCGWPSFSKPITKSLINEKLDRTHGMDRVEVRSKTGDAHLGHVFTDGPQDKGGLRYCINSASLKFIPKAEMESKGYGKYLPLLDKK
- the alaS gene encoding alanine--tRNA ligase — translated: MTSQEIRQKFLDYFKSKDHLIVPSAPIVLKDDPTLMFSNSGMTQFKDFFLGYKTPTAPRIADTQKCLRVSGKHNDLDDVGRDTYHHTMFEMLGNWSFGDYFKKEAIAFAWELLTEVYGIPKENLYVTIFEGDASENLNRDQDAFDFWKSHISEDRIINGNKKDNFWEMGASGPCGPCSEIHIDLRTPEEKAKVSGLELVNNDHPQVVEVWNLVFMEFNRKADGSLEKLPAQHVDTGMGFERLCMALQGKSSNYDTDVFTPLIAKVEELSGKKYTGILEDEKDIAIRVVVDHIRAVSFAIADGQLPSNGGAGYVIRRILRRGISYSYRFLNMKEPFLYKLVAVLQEQMGSFFPELGKQGKLVTEVIKSEEESFLKTIENGLIRVEKLIQQTIADNQKVLPSEEVFELYDTYGFPDDLTRIIAEEKGLTIDEAGFNAEMEKQKQRSKSDSAQKVYDWVVLEEKPETFVGYDQIESETYITRYRKVENKDGEFYQVVLSSSPFYPEGGGQVGDKGVLENAADSFEVLETKKENGLIISLINGLPKDAGALFYARVNATERKNSQGNHSVTHLLHEVLREVLGTHVEQKGSYVGPDYLRFDFSHFNKINEEELALIEDKVNKKIKASIALQEFRSIPIQEALEKGAMALFGEKYGDNVRMIQFGSSKELCGGTHVKNTSEIGHFKIVSEGSAAAGIRRIEAISGDKSEEYFNNIEKQMAELSQLLKSKDVVRSIEKLIEENASLKAEVDALKKEKAKGEISDWKNAYEQKGNKQLLVKKTSLDAGSVKDIVFQLKREIPASVTIILSDADGKPMITVGVSDDLAADYQAGAIVKDLAKEIQGGGGGNPGFATAGGKNLEGLENAYQKALNI